In Prunus dulcis chromosome 1, ALMONDv2, whole genome shotgun sequence, the following are encoded in one genomic region:
- the LOC117616625 gene encoding L-tryptophan--pyruvate aminotransferase 1-like, producing the protein MCGTDSPASINKSSLPSANGNGTRSPTCSSDHVLNLEQGDPAVFESYWRKMGDRCTMVISGSQLMSYISDFTNICWFMEPEFEEAVRRLHCVVGNAVVDDRYIVVGTGSTQLYQAALYALTSPGGPEPVSVVSAAPYYSSYPDETDYLCSRLYKWAGDAYEFDKNGTGPYIEVVNSPNNPDGTLREAVVKNRGDEGKLIHDLAYYWPQYTPIIRPADHDIMNFTFSKSTGHAGSRIGWAVVKDKEIARRMSKFIEMSTLGVSKDSQQRAAKIMGVLCDGYQNCKSANKSDDLFFEHTRQIMAERWERLRQMVERNQVFCLPKYPKQYCLFSGELIEPYPGFAWLEAKEGEEIDSQKVLRGSIKVQGRTGRRFGVAEKYVRISLLSNEEVFKEFLERLSTIKSMSSNGH; encoded by the exons atgtgcGGCACAGACAGCCCTGCTTCCATTAACAAAAGCTCTTTGCCCTCTGCCAACGGCAATGGCACCAGAAGCCCTACTTGCTCATCTGACCATGTCCTCAATCTTGAACA GGGTGACCCAGCAGTGTTCGAATCATACTGGAGAAAGATGGGGGACAGGTGTACGATGGTGATCTCTGGGAGCCAATTGATGAGCTATATCAGCGATTTCACCAACATTTGCTGGTTTATGGAGCCAGAATTTGAGGAGGCAGTTAGGAGGCTTCATTGTGTGGTTGGAAATGCAGTGGTGGATGATCGGTATATTGTAGTTGGGACAGGCTCCACCCAGCTCTATCAGGCTGCACTGTATGCTCTCACTTCCCCTGGTGGGCCCGAGCCCGTCAGCGTTGTGTCTGCTGCCCCTTACTACTCG TCATATCCGGACGAGACAGACTACCTTTGTTCGAGGCTATACAAATGGGCAGGGGATGCTTATGAGTTTGACAAGAATGGAACTGGACCTTACATTGAGGTTGTCAACTCCCCAAATAACCCCGACGGCACTCTCCGGGAGGCCGTCGTGAAAAACAGAGGTGATGAAGGGAAGCTCATTCATGACCTTGCCTACTACTGGCCACAGTACACACCCATTATTCGTCCGGCCGATCATGACATTATGAACTTCACATTTTCCAAAAGCACAGGGCATGCTGGCTCACGCATTGG ATGGGCTGTCGTTAAGGACAAAGAGATTGCTAGAAGGATGTCTAAATTTATAGAGATGAGTACACTTGGCGTGTCCAAAGATTCCCAGCAACGAGCTGCAAAGATAATGGGGGTGCTTTGTGATGGCTATCAGAATTGCAAGTCTGCTAACAAATCTGATGATCTCTTCTTTGAGCACACGCGCCAAATCATGGCTGAGAGATGGGAGAGGCTGAGGCAAATGGTTGAGCGCAATCAAGTTTTCTGTCTGCCTAAGTACCCCAAACAGTACTGCCTCTTCTCTGGAGAGTTGATTGAACCATATCCAg GATTTGCATGGTTGGAGGCAAAGGAGGGGGAGGAGATAGACTCACAGAAGGTTTTACGAGGAAGCATCAAGGTACAGGGAAGGACAGGGAGGCGGTTTGGGGTTGCTGAGAAGTATGTTAGGATCAGCTTGCTGAGCAACGAAGAGGTGTTTAAGGAGTTCTTGGAGAGATTATCAACTATTAAATCCATGAGCAGCAATGGCCATTAA
- the LOC117614912 gene encoding AP-1 complex subunit mu-2, which produces MAGAVSALFLLDIKGRVLIWRDYRGDVSAVQAERFFTKLIEKEVDPESHDPVVHDNGVSYLFIQHNNVYLMTASRQNCNAASLLFFLHRIVDVFKHYFEELEEESLRDNFVVVYELLDEMMDFGYPQYTEAKILSEFIKTDAYRMEVTQRPPMAVTNAVSWRSEGIRYKKNEVFLDVVESVNILVNSNGQIIRSDVVGALKMRTYLSGMPECKLGLNDRVLLEAQGRATKGKAIDLEDIKFHQCVRLARFENDRTISFVPPDGAFDLMTYRLSTQVKPLIWVEAQIERHSKSRIEILVKARSQFKERSTATNVEIEVPVLSDATNPEVRTSLGSAAYAPESDALIWKIRSFPGGKEYMLRAEFRLPSITAEEATPERKAPIRVKFEIPYFTVSGIQVRYLKIIEKSGYQALPWVRYITMAGEYELRLI; this is translated from the exons ATGGCAGGGGCAGTCTCGGCGCTGTTCCTCCTAGACATCAAAGGCCGCGTTCTCATCTGGCGCGACTATCGTGGCGATGTCTCCGCCGTTCAAGCCGAGCGCTTCTTCACTAAGCTCATCGAGAAAGAG GTTGATCCGGAATCCCATGATCCAGTTGTGCATGATAATGGCGTAAGCTACTTGTTTATACAGCATAACAATGTCTACTTGATGACTGCGTCCAGGCAGAACTGCAATGCCGCTagtcttctcttctttctacACCGCATAGTTGAT GTTTTCAAGCATTACTTTGAAGAGTTAGAAGAGGAATCACTTAGGGATAACTTTGTGGTTGTG TATGAGTTGCTTGATGAGATGATGGACTTTGGTTACCCTCAGTATACTGAAGCCAAGATTCTCAGTGAATTTATCAAGACTGATGCTTACAGGATGGAAGTTACACAGAGACCTCCCATGGCTGTAACAAATGCGGTGTCTTGGCGCAGTGAAGGGATACGCTACAAGAAGAATGAG gtTTTCCTGGATGTGGTGGAGAGTGTTAATATACTTGTCAACAGCAATGGACAAATCATTAGGTCTGATGTTGTTGGTGCGTTGAAGATGAGAACTTATTTGAG TGGTATGCCAGAGTGTAAGCTGGGCTTAAATGATAGAGTTCTGTTGGAGGCACAAGGCCGAGCAACAAAGGGGAAGGCCATTGATTTGGAAGACATCAAATTTCATCA GTGTGTGCGTTTGGCCCGGTTTGAAAATGACCGGACAATATCCTTTGTACCACCTGATGGAGCTTTTGATCTCATGACATATAGGCTGAGTACGCAG GTTAAGCCTCTAATTTGGGTTGAAGCTCAAATTGAAAGGCATTCGAAAAGTCGTATTGAGATTCTGGTAAAAGCCAGAAGTCAGTTCAAGGAGCGTAG CACTGCAACAAATGTGGAGATTGAGGTCCCTGTGTTATCTGATGCCACCAACCCTGAGGTTCGGACATCATTAGGATCTGCAGCATATGCACCGGAAAGTGATGCGCTTATCTGGAAAATAAGATCTTTTCCTGGTGGCAAG GAGTATATGTTGAGAGCAGAGTTTCGTCTTCCAAGTATAACAGCTGAAGAAGCAACTCCTGAGAGAAAAGCTCCTATACGTGTGAAGTTTGAGATACCATATTTTACCGTTTCTGGAATACAG GTTCGTTACCTGAAGATTATTGAAAAAAGCGGATACCAAGCTCTTCCATGGGTGAGATACATAACCATGGCTGGCGAGTATGAATTAAGGCTTATATAA